One window from the genome of Oreochromis niloticus isolate F11D_XX linkage group LG20, O_niloticus_UMD_NMBU, whole genome shotgun sequence encodes:
- the zgc:195245 gene encoding protein FAM107B isoform X2 produces MEGSAVKKKLGYGLLKKGDSSSEQKKLNGSSTEAPSYHNLHRELLLSHKRGLLLEEKPELKRVLEQRRLELHKEAEMAQRQPSDLEMELRKRQQKLQEYEQEEIRQRENQQKIPEFVRVKDNLRRTQTFEQ; encoded by the exons ATGGAGGGATCAGCTGTAAAAAAA AAACTGGGATATGGGCTTCTCAAAAAAG GTGACAGCAGCAGTGAGCAGAAGAAACTCAACGGCTCCTCAACAGAAGCGCCGAGCTATCATAACCTGCACCGAGAGCTGCTGCTCAGCCATAAACG GGGTCTGCTGCTGGAGGAGAAACCGGAGCTGAAGCGAGTGTTGGAGCAGCGCAGACTGGAGCTGCACAAGGAGGCGGAGATGGCACAACGACAGCCCTCAGACCTGGAGATGGAGCTCCGCAAGAGGCAGCAGAAACTGCAAGAG TACGAGCAGGAGGAGATCAGGCAGCGAGAGAATCAGCAGAAGATCCCAGAGTTTGTCCGTGTGAAGGACAACCTGAGGCGCACGCAGACGTTTGAGCAGTGA
- the zgc:195245 gene encoding protein FAM107B isoform X1, translating into MQQGKRRSTDGVRTCNSFSNGLKQERRCCAQDSGPPPSCYGGISCKKSDSSSEQKKLNGSSTEAPSYHNLHRELLLSHKRGLLLEEKPELKRVLEQRRLELHKEAEMAQRQPSDLEMELRKRQQKLQEYEQEEIRQRENQQKIPEFVRVKDNLRRTQTFEQ; encoded by the exons ATGCAGCAAGGAAAAAGACGATCGACCGATGGAGTGAGGACGTGCAATTCTTTTAGCAATGGACTAAAACAGGAACGCCGCTGCTGTGCACAAGACAGTGGGCCTCCACCATCCTGCTATGGAGGGATCAGCTGTAAAAAAA GTGACAGCAGCAGTGAGCAGAAGAAACTCAACGGCTCCTCAACAGAAGCGCCGAGCTATCATAACCTGCACCGAGAGCTGCTGCTCAGCCATAAACG GGGTCTGCTGCTGGAGGAGAAACCGGAGCTGAAGCGAGTGTTGGAGCAGCGCAGACTGGAGCTGCACAAGGAGGCGGAGATGGCACAACGACAGCCCTCAGACCTGGAGATGGAGCTCCGCAAGAGGCAGCAGAAACTGCAAGAG TACGAGCAGGAGGAGATCAGGCAGCGAGAGAATCAGCAGAAGATCCCAGAGTTTGTCCGTGTGAAGGACAACCTGAGGCGCACGCAGACGTTTGAGCAGTGA